In one Diabrotica virgifera virgifera chromosome 7, PGI_DIABVI_V3a genomic region, the following are encoded:
- the LOC114326345 gene encoding mitochondrial import receptor subunit TOM20 homolog, translated as MVSPQAMIGICAGVSATLFIGYCFYFDKQRHNDPEFKKKLRQRRRARRDAAASSGKRSSTVFPNIKDHEAVQRFFLQEIQLGEELLAAGDLENGVDHLGNAVTVCGQPNDLLQVLQQTLQPNVFHLLIERLPAVAPRLMKAQSGQSASLQEDDVE; from the exons atggtATCCCCCCAAGCAATGATCGGTATATGTGCAGGCGTCTCAGCAACCCTATTTATCGGATATTGTTTTTACTTTGATAAACAGAGGCACAACGACCCAGAATTCAAGAAAAAATTGAGGCAAA GGAGACGTGCTCGTAGAGATGCAGCTGCATCATCTGGAAAAAGGTCTAGTACAGTGTTTCCTAACATTAAAGATCATGAAGCAGTACAAAGATTTTTCTTGCAAGAAATCCAACTAGGAGAAGAGTTATTAGCTGCTGGCGACCTTGAGAATGGAGTAGACCATTTGGGTAATGCAGTTACTGTTTGTGGACAACCAAATGATTTACTGCAAGTCTTACAACAAACACTACAACCCAATGTGTTCCATTTACTTATCGAAAGACTGCCTGCTGTGGCACCTCGTCTCATGAAAGCACAAAGTGGTCAAAGCGCTTCATTGCAAGAAGATGATGTTGAGTGA
- the LOC114326346 gene encoding uncharacterized protein LOC114326346: protein MEYIEKTAKDYKKCCDVDMDSKLNLLNKSIDEMLTRLEEFQTMMSFVEQDRKDYNDILTSVPNYKDEFDTLCNRIDTVDKLTSHIKSNLDVLESEIEKAESSLGCSEKTTKVTQIFTPLFKKNVDKKQSTQGSELFKTEDYFD, encoded by the exons AtggagtacattgagaaaaccgCAAAGGATTATAAGAAATGCTGTGATGTAGATATGGATTCAAAG TTGAACCTATTAAATAAGTCTATTGACGAAATGTTGACGAGATTAGAAGAATTCCAGACAATGATGTCATTTGTGGAACAGGACAGAAAAGATTACAATGATATTTTAACTTCAGTTCCAAATTACAAAGATGAATTTGATACCTTATGCAATAGAATAGATACAGTGGATAAATTGACTAGTCATATTAAATCTAACTTAGATGTATTGGAATCTGAAATCGAAAAAGCAGAAAGTAGTTTAGGATGTAGCGAGAAAACAACTAAAGTTACTCAAATTTTTACACCATTGTTT AAGAAAAATGTAGATAAGAAGCAATCAACACAGGGTTCTGAACTGTTTAAAACTGAAGATTATTTTGATTAG